In Aequorivita sp. H23M31, a single window of DNA contains:
- a CDS encoding dihydrofolate reductase produces MITIIAAAGENNELGKDNDLPWHLPDDFKRFKKLTSHHFIIMGRKTFESLPKTLPDRVHIVITHDKNYGNVGAEVVYSLPEALEKATSTKDVFIIGGGEIFKQALDVADKIELTRVQATFKDADTFFPEFSTDNWKLISEKKHEKDEKHKYAFTYETWVRK; encoded by the coding sequence ATGATAACAATAATTGCAGCCGCTGGCGAAAATAACGAACTAGGAAAAGACAACGATCTGCCTTGGCATTTACCTGATGATTTTAAACGCTTTAAAAAACTCACTAGTCATCATTTTATAATTATGGGAAGGAAAACATTTGAATCCTTACCCAAGACTTTGCCTGATAGAGTCCATATTGTGATTACCCACGATAAAAATTATGGAAATGTAGGGGCAGAAGTTGTTTATAGCCTTCCAGAAGCCTTAGAGAAAGCTACATCAACAAAAGATGTTTTTATCATTGGAGGCGGAGAAATTTTCAAGCAAGCATTGGATGTGGCAGATAAAATCGAACTCACACGAGTGCAGGCCACATTTAAGGACGCCGATACTTTTTTCCCTGAATTTTCCACTGATAACTGGAAACTCATTTCGGAGAAAAAGCACGAAAAAGATGAAAAACATAAGTATGCATTTACTTATGAAACTTGGGTTCGGAAATAA
- a CDS encoding 2TM domain-containing protein: MAFKAKNPGTIDSEQREQYDYARRRISEKKNLMRHFIVFLVGAIFIIIINPVLGYGNDFFFDDWYIWAILIWAFIFLVHALNVFLMNSFMGKEWENRQLEKLKLKQAEKIAELQKKVDNELQLPTTPPSTHRNSLNNPLPPDVQ; encoded by the coding sequence ATGGCCTTTAAAGCTAAAAATCCCGGAACAATAGATTCGGAGCAAAGGGAACAATATGACTACGCACGTAGACGCATAAGCGAAAAGAAAAACCTAATGCGCCATTTTATTGTTTTTCTGGTTGGCGCCATTTTCATTATTATCATCAATCCTGTTTTAGGATATGGAAATGATTTCTTTTTCGATGACTGGTATATATGGGCAATTTTAATATGGGCATTTATATTTCTTGTGCACGCCCTGAACGTATTCCTAATGAATTCTTTTATGGGAAAAGAATGGGAAAACCGACAACTGGAAAAGTTGAAATTGAAACAGGCAGAAAAAATAGCTGAATTACAAAAGAAAGTGGATAATGAGCTACAACTTCCCACTACTCCACCTTCAACCCATAGAAATTCTTTAAATAATCCATTACCACCTGACGTACAATGA